The genomic segment GAGGAATTCAACCTAGAGATACCTTCAGTAACCTCACCAATACCCCAGGCTCAACCAGTATCAACACCCCAACCCCAGCCAATCCAACCCCCACCTCCACCCCCACCGGAAATTCCACCACCTCAGGCTATTCAACCCCAACCAGTTAAACCCATAACACCTCCACCGACCCCACCGCCTCCAGTGACTCTGCAGACTCCGCCAACTCCGCCTCAACCCACGCAGGTTCAACAGACGGTAACAATACCAGAAACCCCAGTAACCACTGGGGAGCTTGGGTTTAAGATAGTTAACGGTAGGCCTGATAACTGCAATGACTGCGTCTACTATGGTGCGCATAAGGGTTACTGCTACTTATTCGGCTTTAGGGTTAATGACCCATCAAAACCACCCTGTAAATCAATAGCCTAATGGAATACATTAAACCGGTGTTGCAGGGAAAATAAGTTTATAAACCCAATCCTGAAGATGCCCCCGTAAAGTATGCAGGGGGTAGCATTGTTTGAGGTGCATGGTGATAAACGCATGGTTTACTTCGACTTAAGCGTCATTGGCTTAAGTCAAGTAAACGTGGAGGAGAGTCAATTTGAGGTTCTTAATGAGATTGAGAATGAGCTACATGACTTAATAGGTAGATACGGCCCAATGCTAACAAACGATATAGGCCTCGAGTACAATGATTGGCCAACCAGTAGGGGAATAGTGTTAGCACGCCTATACATGAAGGACAGTGAAGTTAAACTAGTCCTCCTGGCATCATATGAAAGAAGCCTAATAAGTAGAATAAGCAGTAAGTTGAGTAAACTAGGTTGGAAACCAATATTCATCTTCGACATAAGGAAGATTATGAAAAGCACCAGGTTCCCTCAACGTTAAGTCCCCAGGTTAAGAAATAGTAAACATAACCGCGCATTTTAATGACCCAGTTAAGTTTTAAATCAGCCCAAGGTTAACCAACCCAGGGCCCGTAGCTCAGCATGGATTAGAGCGGCGGCCTTCTAAGCCGTAGGACCCGGGTTCAAATCCCGGCGGGCCCGCTAACCTCCACTTGAATTTCAATGAGAAGCAATTACTGGGATTAGTTTAGTAATGCATTAAGGTTTATTAAGGAACCAATGGATAATCACTGAAATATCTTAATTTTAAAATAAAATTTCTCAAATACCTAGGTATATAATTAGTATTATTGCTATGGTTAAGCCTAGTAGGATGCCGGGGATGGTGTTGGTCTTAGATTCTCTTAATGCGTTAATGGCTTTAGGTATTAGTGAGCCGGTTATTATTAGGGTGGTTAGTTCGGTGATGAGGCTTAGTATGGGTGAATGGTTGAAGATCACTGCACTAACTAACGTGAGTAGGATCACGGTAATCCAGACGCCGGCAATCCTCCTCTTCACTGCTGATGCGAGGTAGAGTAGGGCGAAGAATAATGATAAACCCAAGTAATAATACATGTGCATTGGGAAGTAGAAGTAACGAAGAATAGTTAAAACACCAAACACTTGAGCCAAACACCAATAAAACACAGACACAGAACCAAACACAACAGCCAAGAAAACCCTAGCGGAGAAACGCCTAGGTGTGGGGCGTAATGTTATGGGGTTACTTATTGGGTGAAGTTTCGATAAGTGGCGTAACGTCTTGGAGGTACCCTGTGGGGTCGCCATCTCTATGGGTTTATTTTTAGCATCGATTATTCCTGGGAATACTATGGTGAGGATCCTTCGGGTGTCTGGGTTCAATCCATGTAGGTTGCCATAAATGGGTTTTTCAACATCAATTCCAGCCCTAATCAAGGCATCTTTAATCCTTTCACTAATCCTCATGATTAACTCCTCATTAACCTGGCAACCCCCTTCCCTAGCCTCGTTTAGGTAGGTGTTGATGATGTGGCTAACCCCAGATACAAGGGAACTTTCCGTGAAACCTAGTTTATTCCTTGCATAGAATGCTATGAAATTCCTGAGCTCAGCATCACCCCTAATGAATCTACACTTATTAGGTAGCATAAATACGTTAGGGAATACATGATGCAGCATCATACATAATCCTGGGGAGGCATCCTCTGGGCATGATCCAGTGACCCCAAGTCTGTTTACCCCTATGGCGTCGAGTTCATTAATAATGTAATTACTAATGACTTCGCCCACCGCTATGCATCCCATTAACTCTGCCTTGTTTAATGCCGATGTTAATACTTCAATGGTCTCCTTAATAATGATACCAGGATCCCTAACACCCCTTAACCTCATTAAATGATCCTTATCAACAATTAAACCAGGTGCACAATTACCCGGCGATGGCAATGTACCCACGCTAATGGGGTTTTCCCGTATGTTTTTCACACCTTCATAAATCTCACTCAGCATGCTGCAGGGATTTAACTCATTATTGAATAGCTTCTCTAATACATAGTACCCATGTTTAGCCAGGTTATTGAGTGTTGGATCTATGGATTTAACACCTAGCAAATGCTTCATGGAGTATATTAAATAAATGAGCGAGTGATACAGGTAGTAGAAACATTGGTAGGTGTCTGAGAAGGACCCATCATTACCAATGCAATGGAGGACTGCAGCATCAATATACTTCTTACTCATCTCATCAATGTTAAATCTTTGCTTAAGAGTCGTCATTATATAGGCATCCTCAATAGCGAAGGTCAGGGCCCTAGCTACATTGGATTGTGGCCTAAGCCAAAGTTCAGGGCAGTTTCTTTGCCTATAATGGGCGAATTCCCTATGCATCAACTCATGTCTAAAAATCTTAATCAATTCCTCAAAGCCCTCACTCCTAACATACTGCTCAAGGGCATTTGGATCAATTATTAACGTATCCTGAATCTCCGAGTAAGCCATAATGTAACTCTCCACAGAACCTGAAGATGCTACAACACACTTAATACCCAACTTAGTACAGGCATCAAATACACAATCCACCGATGAACCCCAAGTACTTAGCCTCTTTAGGAAGCATTCCCCAAGTTCATTATACACGGAGTTTTCTTGAGACATCCCACAACCACCTGGGGAACACGGGGGTTGTGTTGGTTTGTGGTTTTATTCTTGTTTGTGATTCCTGTCTTCTTTCATTGAGTCAAATATATATTCTATATATTGTCATTGGCACAGTTTCATTGTCATTCTTCATTTCTTTCAATTAGCACAACCATTAGGGGGCTTCATTACACCATCAGCACAGGAATGTGAGTGCACAGAATGGTGGAATGGTTGTGCCAATGATAAACAAAACAGGCAGTAGAGAAAAACTTAAAAACCCTAAAAAAGCCAATGTATTAGAAAATCCCAAAAGGGATTAGAAAGTATGGAACACATGTATAGATAGAGACCTAGAAACCTACACGAGTTGAAAATCCCAAAAGGGATTAGAAAGTATCCGTTTAGTGTTCCCCTTGCTTCCACGTGGAGGATTCGAAAATCCCAAAAGGGATTAGAAAGTTCCCACTTCCTTAATGTACTCATAATTTTTTAATTATTTTTTGAAAATCCCAAAAGGGATTAGAAAGTTCTAAATAATTTAATGAATCCTGACACAAGTGACTTAATGATTCCTGAAAATCCCAAAAGGGATTAGAAAGTCAAAATTGAGCGCACTAAAGATGGCGGTAGGTAATTAAGGAAAATCCCAAAAGGGATTAGAAAGCAATATTATCATGGTTTATGCATAAAGTTACAGGTTCTAGAAAATCCCAAAAGGGATTAGAAAGGTAATTATATATATCACTTAACGTTACTTCGTTAAACGCGTAGGAAAATCCCAAAAGGGATTAGAAAGCTGATGTATCCATATTTCTGCAGAATAGAGTCCGGTATTTGAAAATCCCAAAAGGGATTAGAAAGTTTCCTTGATTATTGACTTGACTACTTTCTCTGTTTCCCCGAAAATTCCAAGAGGGGTTAGAAAGGTAAGGAATAGAAGGTGTGAAAATGCTTAAAAATGATCCTTAAAGGGGATTAATTCTAGGGTGTCTGCTATTGATTTTAAACTAGGTTCAAGGTATGATCCATTGAAGGTTGAGGAGGTGGTGTTGAAGTTCTGGGATGAAGCTAAGATACCTGAGAAGTGGAGGAGTTTTAAGGGGGAGGGGTTATTCACTTTCCTTGAGGGTCCGCCGACAACTAATGGTTTCCCTCATGTTGGTCATGTTAGGGGTAGGACGTATAAGGATATTGTGTTAAGGTATATGAGGCTTAAAGGTTACTCGCTTTGGGTTCAGGGTGGTTGGGATGAGCAGGGGTTACCTGTTGAGATTGAGGTTGAGAGGAGGCTTGGGGTTAAGACTAAGAAGGATATTTTCGATAAGATAGGGGCTGAGCGATTCTCGGAGGAGTGTAATTCACTTGTGGATTATTACCTTAAGTACTGGGTTGAGGATGGTACGAAGAGGCTTGGGCTTTGGCTTGATGTTGAACACGCCTATGAGACTAGGAGGCCGTACTACATTGAGCATGTTTGGGCATTCATAAAGAACATGCATGAAAAGGGTTTACTCACTGAGGATTACAGGGTATTACCATTCTGTCCAAGGTGTGAGACGGCGCTTAGTGATGCTGAGGTTGATCAGGGTTATGAGGATAGGGAGGATCCATCAATATTCGTGAAATTCCCAGTGGATGGTAGTGAGGGTGTGTATTTGGTTATTTGGACAACAACCCCCTGGACACTGATTGATAATGAGGCCGTTGCCGTTAATCCTGATGCAGATTACGTACTTGTGAGGGTTAAGGGGAGTAATGGTACTGAGTATTGGTGGCTTGCCGAGAGGCTTATGCAGAGTGTTCTTAATGCAGCTAATGTTAAGGAGTTTGAGATAGTTAAGAGGGTTAAGGGGAGTGAACTTGAGGGGATTAGGTACATTCACGTCTTCCTAAATGAAGTGCCCATTCATAAGACCCACTCAAATGCGCACTACGTTATTGCTGAACCCTTCGTAACCCTTGAGGAGGGAAGCGGCCTAGTCCACATAGCCCCAGCCCACGGTCCAGAGGACTTTGAGGCGGGTAGGCGTAGGAACCTACCTATTACTAATAGTGTTGAGATAAATGGGGTATTCAATAGTAATGGCGGGGTCTTCAACGGTATGTATTGGCTTGATGTTAATAGGAGGGTTATTGAGGAGCTTAGGCATAGGGGCCTACTGGCTCATCAAGGTACAGTGATGCACAGGTATCCGCACTGCTGGAGGTGTGGGACGCCTTTAATATATAGGACTGATAGGCAGTGGTTCATAAGGATATCAAGCCTCAGGGGCAGTTTAGTTAATGAATTATCTAAGGTTAGGATTATTCCACAAAGCTTAAGGAACAGGTTCGATGACTGGGTAGCCAATATTAGGGATTGGGTAATATCAAGGAGTAGGATTTGGGGTACGCCACTACCAATATGGAGGTGTAGGGATGATCCAAGTAAGGTAATGGTAATCGGATCAATAGAGGAGTTGAGGAAGCTTGCCGTTGAACTACCCAATGTACCTGATGAGAAGCTTATCCACAGACCCTGGATAGATATGGTTAAGTTAAGGACCCCCGACTGCAGTGAGTGGGTTAGGGAACCCTTCGTTGGTGACGTTTGGTTAGATAGTGGTGTAGCCTGGATAGCCGGTGTTGATGGATTGAGGAATAGGGAGCTTTGGAGTAAACTATACCCCTACGACTGGGTCACTGAGGCTGTGGATCAAACCAGGGGCTGGTTCTACAGTCTACTAGCCACCTCAGTGGCCTGGATGGGTAAGGCACCCTACAAAACCATATTGATAACTGGGCACGTGGTGGATAAGTATGGGCAGAAGATGAGTAAGTCGAAGGGTAACGTGATTTGGGCAAGGGACCTCATGAGTAGGTATGGGGCTGACGTCACTAGGCTTTACCTAGCCTCTAAGGCAGCCCCATGGGAGACCCTGCCGGTTAACCCAGATGAGTTTTCAGGTATTAGGAATATTCTAACTGTTCTATGGAATAGCGTTAGGTTCGCTGACATGTACATGAGGCTTGATAACTATGACCCAAGGGGGCATAGTATTAATGAGGTTTTACCTAAGGCTAAGAGCGAGGATAAGTGGATGCTCTCAAGGTACTTCAGTAGGTTAAGTAGGATAACCCAGTACCTTGATGAATTCAGGATTCATGAGGCTGCAAGGGAGTGGATAAGCCTGATTGTTGATGATGTGAGCCACGGTTACATTAGGCTAATTAGGCGTAGGGTATGGGTTGAGGGGAGTGATGACGATAAGCTAGTAGTCTACACCGTGCTTTACAACGTGCTTAAGGGTGCAATAGTGATTGGGTCGGTTTTCACACCATTCATAACCGAGTACTTGTACAAGGCCTTCGTTAGGGATGCAGCCGATAGCGTTCACTTAGCCCCAATGCCGGAGATTAGGCGTGACTTAATTAATGAGAGGCTTGAGAAGGCCTACGACGCAATCTTCGAAGCCTTCTCACTAACAGCCGCTATTAGGAATAATTTAGGCATTAAGCTTAGGTGGCCGTTGAGTGACATGCAGGTTAAGGTTAAGAATAGTGAAATCACTGAAACAGTGCGTGAATTACTGGATCAATTATCATTCCTATCCAATGTTAAGCAGGTTAGGCTTACTAATGAGCTTCAATGCGGTAATGACTACGTTAAGGCGGAGGGGGTGTTGGTTGATGTGTGTTTAAACAAGGTTATTAACGAGGACCTGTATCATGAGGCAATGGCTAGGGAATTAATTAGGAGGATTCAGGTAATGAGGAGTAAGGCTAACTTAGACCTGGAGGAGAGGATTAGAGTATACATTACTGCTGATGATGAGGTTAAGAAGACCGTGGAGAGAATGAGGAGTATGATTGAGAATGAGGTTAGGGGGACTGTACTCTTCAGTGAGCCATCTAAACCAGTCTTAACAATGGATTGGGATATTGAGGATAAGAGGGTTAAAATCAGTATAGAACGTTCCTGATTAATTATTGAGTAATACACTCATACCCCTTCTTAACCAGGTGGCTAGCCCTCTCAAAAGCCTTAACCCAATACTCATCACCACCAGTCCCGGTAAGGAACCTCAATGCATCCTCCCTAATGCCTCCCCAATGCCTCAACCCCTCACTGCAGTTAACTGGTAATTGACCCTCAAGCTTAGGACCACCCTCAAGCCAACCCTCAGGGTAATACCAGTCCTTAAACCAAGTGAACCCGGCGTTAAGCATAATGTAGCCGAGCCTAGATAGGAATGGTGGATAACCCCTCTGCAACTGAATCCTAGTCTCCTCATCAGTCAGGTACTCAATATACATGACGCCACCTGGAGCTAAGTATTTGACTATGAGTTTAATTAATGGGTCATCTAATGAGGCCCAAAAGATGGGGTTAATGTTAAAGGCCTCAACCCAAGGTCCGTAATAAGGCCCCCTACCTAGAAACACCTTAAGGGTAAGTACCCTGCGCCCACAGGTGACTAAATCAATGTTAAACTCCTCCCTAAACCTACCCTTATTAACAAGCCCCACTACATCAAGGCCATTAACCCTAATACCATGAGCCAGTAAATCCACTAAACCCATTAGATTACCCACGTGCATCATACTTAATTACAAGGTAATAGGCTTAACGCGGGCGTTACCGGAATCCCAGTGGGCTTAAGGTATTTAAATGAAAATAAAACTTATTAATACAGTAACTAAAACGGGCATTAAGGCCCCGGTCGTTCAGCCTGGTCTAGGATGCGGGCCTGTCGAGCCCGAGACCCGGGTTCGAATCCCGGCCGGGGCGCCAAGGATACAACCTCTAAATAATTTAACATACTACGTAGGATTTCAACTTATCCCCCACTTCATCAATGCGTTTGATTATAGGTTCCACAGCAATACGCAATTCCTATTAAGTAAGCCAATACTGTACGGTTCTGAATATGTATGATTTACTTAGTGTTGTAAAGGTTTAAGTAATCATGAGTGGTGAAGGCTTACTCCCTATTTTGTAGCATGATCCTGTGGGCAATGACTGATGTATTCTTTAAATATGTTTAAAGCGGGATGCGTTACTATATGATGATTAAGAACCTCGCTGAGTGATGAAGAGGGAGGCTGCGGCTGACTGCGTAATCTTTATAAACCACTTATTGGTAGCCAATAAGATATGAATAGGAGCAGTGAATTAAGGAGGGTGCATTACTTAATATTCATGAGCTTCGCCCTAGGCTTCCTAATATGGGGTTTTGTATCAACCAGTGGAATAATGACTATAGACTACTTCAAGGATTACATACCTAAGTGGCTCCTACCAGTCTCAGTGGTACTTGGCTACATATTCGTAATGCTAGGCGACACTGTGATGGGTTTCCTAACGGATAGGGTGGGTAGGAAGAGAATATTCATATACACCATGAGCCTTTACACCATTGGATTACTGGGGATGGCTGCATCACTTTATGTTAAGCAGGTGATCAATCCTCTGATAGCCTTCATCATCTTAATGGTATCCTACGCCCTGGCTGAATTCGGCGTTGGTGGTGAAGAGCCACCAGCATTAGCCGCTATCTCGGAGCTTATGCCAAGTGGCAGTAGGGGTATGATGCTTGTGCTCACGCCCAATTTCGATAATATTGGTGCAGCCCTAGCTGCAGCAGTGCTTTATGCCGCATTAGTTTACACCGGTTCCGCTAGTGTATCATCAATATACGCCATGATTGGTTCAGCCCTAGTGGTGGTTTTCCTGACTATACTGGTTAGGTTACGTATACCTGAATCAGTGAGGTGGCTTGAATCTAGGGGTAGGGTTAATGAGGCTGTTGAGATTGCCAAGAGGGAGGGTCTTGAATACGCGTTGAGTTCAGGTAACTCGGTGGTGCAGTTTAAGGCTCCACCAGCTTGGTATAGGGCATTATTCCTCTCAATAATAGGCTTCACTCAAATAACCACCTATGGCTTAATGGCGTACACAATAATTTACCTACCATCATTACCCTTCAGTAACAATTACAATCTACAGGCACTGGTGATACTGTTGGCTAACCTAGGCGCCTCAATAGCTGGCTTAGTGGGTTTAATAATGGATAAGGTGGGTAGGAGACCATTCACACTCTTCGCTTACCTAGGGGGCTTAGTAACCATGGTACCCATATTCCTAATATACGCAGCCTCCAATACACCATTAAAGGCATCACTACCAGTATTCTACACTCTACTCTTCCTCAACATGGTCTTCAGTGAATTCGAATGGGCTGTTAGAACTGTGCTTGAGCCTGAATTATTCCCAACTAGGGTTAGGGGAACCTGGATTGGTGTGATTAGGTTAATAGCATGGGGAATATACGTAGTGTTAACCTACTACCTATTAAACATATTAAGCACATACCAGTACCTGCTCACTAACCTAATACTATACGCAATCGGGGCTGCCGCCGCAGTGACATGGTTCATTTACGGTATTGAAACCAAGGGAATACCAATAAGCACCTTAGATAACATAATGAGTAAACAAAGTTGAGTAGAAAATAGCCATCTTACTACACGTTTACCACTTTAAAGCACGTGGAGTTAAGCTTAAACCGTGAGCACTAGGTCAATTGGTAGAGGAACCTGCCCCAAGTGTGGTAGGGAAGGTACCGTGGTGGTTAAGAGACTTGGGGATAGGGAGTACGTCTACGTTAAGCATGGTAGGACTTGGCACTACATTGGTCCATTAGACAGTGTTGACTTGAATAGTATTATCCATGAGTATACCACATCATTACCACTAAAAGACAGTGCAGGTGGGGGTTTAAGCATGAGTAGTGGTGGAGCGGGTTCAGGTAAATCAATTGGTAAAATCATTGCATTAATAGTGGGAGTACTCATGATAATAATAGGGGTAATCATTATACTGGAGGTAGGATTCCTAGCACTCTCATTTCTCGCTACATCACCAGCAAGTGTTCTCACTGTGTCTTTACCCGTAAATAATACGATGAAGGCTCTAATCATAGGTGCAGCAACCCATAGTAAAGTAACTGTAACAGCTGTTAACGCTTTCTTCAAGGTTGCTAACGCAGCAGTGGGAACATATACGCCTGGTTCACTTACTTGGGTTAATGTAACAAGAGTTAATGAATCATTATTCATAGGTAATTACACAAGCTTCACTGTAATCACTAGTAATCAATCAATTCTAATATGGCCGTATAAAATAGTGAGTGGTAACGCATTAATCATTGTTAATATTGCTACTAAGGGAAGCGCCCCAAGCGGCACAGTTACTGTTAATTACCTTTCATTAATATTCATAGTCATTCCCCTTGCCTTAGCTGGAGCCTTAATATGGGGTGGTGTTATCCTATACAGGTGGTCTAGAAAGTGAATTAGGTGAGGAATGCGTTAAATCTTAATGCTGAAGTCCAGTGACCTATTGTTGTTAACTAAACCATGGGTTAGGACCTTGCCATTGAGCAGTGTTTCGCATAAGGCTTCAATTTCAGATAATGCGCTGAAGAGTACATTATCGTTAACGTTTCTTATGCCGGCAACTATTATTAATACATCGCTTGTGAATTCATCAACCTTAGTTAACTCTGAATCCCTATAGGGGTAGACGTGGAGTATCCTACCGTCATTAGTCGCCAACACTATTTGATTCCTAGTTAACTCCATTTTAGGGGACCCAAGGGGTGTGAATAATTCACCGTCAGCAGCTCTCCTTAAAACAATGTAGTCAACCTGCCCAATCTTCCTTAAGTCATATAAACCAACCGGGACCTTATATTTAACGCTGGCTACATTACCTATATCAACCAGTGGGTTAATCCTCGGTAAGCCATCACCCTTAAGTATCCTCCTAATCAACGCCTCCTGGGCAGGCCTCTGCTTAGTGGGGTCTATGCCAAGCCTCCAGTAGAAGTTCCTGTAGAGTCTTATTAATTCATCATTCTTAAGTGACTCAATGCTCATTGTCTTCCTCACATCATCCTCAACATCACTAATGATCTTACTTAACTCAGGGGAATTAACCCTATTATTAATACCCACCACTACACCAACGGCCATTGAAAGCTCTAGGTCACTGAGTGAACTATGTATGAATATGCGCATACTAGTATTACTTCCCATGGCTTAAAAGTCTTCCTCAAAAACTAATGACTCCAGTAATGGTCACTTATATCTATAAGGTCTACCCATTATGTAACTTAGCTGGCTCAGTTTAGCATACTTCCTACCCTTTAATCAATCCTTAAATCTTAAATGACTTCACCCTAATTTATGCCAGTGACTAGGCTCAATTAATTTATTAATGAATAGTATTTTATTCCTCCGTTAATAATGCATTTGTGTTATTGCAATCACTTTAATTAGCATATGCCTCCCATTATCACTTAATTAATACTGCGAATTCACCAATATCCCTCCCTAACTAGATTCAGACCATAGAAGTGTTAATGAATTATTAATTAATATTGCTTACTCAAATTCTATTGTTGCTGGTGGTTTTGGGGTTACATCAATTCCTACGGCGCTAATTAATTCACTTCTCATTAATTCATTAGCTATATTCCTTAATAATTGCTCATTAAGTGTAGGTACATTAGCCGTCATGTAGTCATCAGTTACCACAGCCCTTACTGCAACGAAGTATCCACCGCTAGGCCTCCTCCTGGCTAATTCATAAATCACGTGGGTTACGTTGGTGCCGTAGGTTAATTTACTGTATAGGGTAAAGGCATTACTCCAGTTACTTAACTTACCCCTAACCAACACCACTCTACCGTATTCCCTTGAATCACCTTTAACTCCAGTACCCTTAACGCTGAACACGTCAACCGTTAAGTTCTCACCCATTCCCCTAATCACACTGCTTAACTCTTCATCAGTAACCCTATCATCCTCCCAGACGGCTGCAAACCATTGACTTAAACCTAAGCCACTAAGCCCCTCCTCAACAACCCTGGTTGACCACCTGGTGACCTCAAGCTTCTCCATGGTTAACTTACCCACAGCCCTTATGCTTAAGCCAGGGCCAGGGAAGGGCTGCCTCTCAGTTATTGCACTGGGTATCTTCAAGTATCTTGCAAGTGCCCTCACTTGATCCTTATAAAGATCCTTCAGAGGCTCCAGTAGCTTGAATCCGTAAACCTTATCGGTCTCAATACCCAATTGGGCAAGTACATTATGTTGAGTCTTAATGCCCCCTGTGGTTTCAATCCAATCAGGGGCTATTGTTCCCTGTACAACCCAGTCACAGTCATTATCCTTAACCACCCTTGATAATGCATTGTAGAAAACGTTCCTGAAGGTAAGCCTCTTCTCCTCGGCATCACTTAAATTAATCATTGCCCTATAGAACTCATCCTTAACATCAATAAGCCTAATAGGTAGTAATTCAGTTAAACTGTTAATTATTTCACTGGTTTCATTAAGCCTCATGAATCCTGTATCAAACAACACTGGTATTAACCTATCACCAAGGGCTAATCTAGCAACCACGGCACTGGTGGTGCTATCCACACCGCCGCTCACCGCGGCGACGGCGCACTTAACCTCAAGTTTCCGTACCTCTCCTGTAATGGTTCTTATGAATTCCTCGGGGGTGAACATAAGCCTACTTTGCTTACCGTGATTTAAACATTGCGTTAAAGTACCCGGTATTTTCTTAATTTATTTAAATAAACACAATAATAATTAAGGAGCAACACCTAAGAACATAATTCAGCGAAGTTCCTTAGAATAATGTCACCGAACTCAGTGTGTTTAACCTCCGGGTGGAATTGAACACTGTATCTACCTATCCTTGGATTAGCCATGGCTTGAACCCTAACTAAATC from the Caldivirga maquilingensis IC-167 genome contains:
- a CDS encoding GMP synthase translates to MFTPEEFIRTITGEVRKLEVKCAVAAVSGGVDSTTSAVVARLALGDRLIPVLFDTGFMRLNETSEIINSLTELLPIRLIDVKDEFYRAMINLSDAEEKRLTFRNVFYNALSRVVKDNDCDWVVQGTIAPDWIETTGGIKTQHNVLAQLGIETDKVYGFKLLEPLKDLYKDQVRALARYLKIPSAITERQPFPGPGLSIRAVGKLTMEKLEVTRWSTRVVEEGLSGLGLSQWFAAVWEDDRVTDEELSSVIRGMGENLTVDVFSVKGTGVKGDSREYGRVVLVRGKLSNWSNAFTLYSKLTYGTNVTHVIYELARRRPSGGYFVAVRAVVTDDYMTANVPTLNEQLLRNIANELMRSELISAVGIDVTPKPPATIEFE
- a CDS encoding MFS transporter, whose protein sequence is MNRSSELRRVHYLIFMSFALGFLIWGFVSTSGIMTIDYFKDYIPKWLLPVSVVLGYIFVMLGDTVMGFLTDRVGRKRIFIYTMSLYTIGLLGMAASLYVKQVINPLIAFIILMVSYALAEFGVGGEEPPALAAISELMPSGSRGMMLVLTPNFDNIGAALAAAVLYAALVYTGSASVSSIYAMIGSALVVVFLTILVRLRIPESVRWLESRGRVNEAVEIAKREGLEYALSSGNSVVQFKAPPAWYRALFLSIIGFTQITTYGLMAYTIIYLPSLPFSNNYNLQALVILLANLGASIAGLVGLIMDKVGRRPFTLFAYLGGLVTMVPIFLIYAASNTPLKASLPVFYTLLFLNMVFSEFEWAVRTVLEPELFPTRVRGTWIGVIRLIAWGIYVVLTYYLLNILSTYQYLLTNLILYAIGAAAAVTWFIYGIETKGIPISTLDNIMSKQS
- a CDS encoding B3/4 domain-containing protein — encoded protein: MRIFIHSSLSDLELSMAVGVVVGINNRVNSPELSKIISDVEDDVRKTMSIESLKNDELIRLYRNFYWRLGIDPTKQRPAQEALIRRILKGDGLPRINPLVDIGNVASVKYKVPVGLYDLRKIGQVDYIVLRRAADGELFTPLGSPKMELTRNQIVLATNDGRILHVYPYRDSELTKVDEFTSDVLIIVAGIRNVNDNVLFSALSEIEALCETLLNGKVLTHGLVNNNRSLDFSIKI
- a CDS encoding DUF1122 family protein, whose protein sequence is MGNLMGLVDLLAHGIRVNGLDVVGLVNKGRFREEFNIDLVTCGRRVLTLKVFLGRGPYYGPWVEAFNINPIFWASLDDPLIKLIVKYLAPGGVMYIEYLTDEETRIQLQRGYPPFLSRLGYIMLNAGFTWFKDWYYPEGWLEGGPKLEGQLPVNCSEGLRHWGGIREDALRFLTGTGGDEYWVKAFERASHLVKKGYECITQ
- the ileS gene encoding isoleucine--tRNA ligase, yielding MSAIDFKLGSRYDPLKVEEVVLKFWDEAKIPEKWRSFKGEGLFTFLEGPPTTNGFPHVGHVRGRTYKDIVLRYMRLKGYSLWVQGGWDEQGLPVEIEVERRLGVKTKKDIFDKIGAERFSEECNSLVDYYLKYWVEDGTKRLGLWLDVEHAYETRRPYYIEHVWAFIKNMHEKGLLTEDYRVLPFCPRCETALSDAEVDQGYEDREDPSIFVKFPVDGSEGVYLVIWTTTPWTLIDNEAVAVNPDADYVLVRVKGSNGTEYWWLAERLMQSVLNAANVKEFEIVKRVKGSELEGIRYIHVFLNEVPIHKTHSNAHYVIAEPFVTLEEGSGLVHIAPAHGPEDFEAGRRRNLPITNSVEINGVFNSNGGVFNGMYWLDVNRRVIEELRHRGLLAHQGTVMHRYPHCWRCGTPLIYRTDRQWFIRISSLRGSLVNELSKVRIIPQSLRNRFDDWVANIRDWVISRSRIWGTPLPIWRCRDDPSKVMVIGSIEELRKLAVELPNVPDEKLIHRPWIDMVKLRTPDCSEWVREPFVGDVWLDSGVAWIAGVDGLRNRELWSKLYPYDWVTEAVDQTRGWFYSLLATSVAWMGKAPYKTILITGHVVDKYGQKMSKSKGNVIWARDLMSRYGADVTRLYLASKAAPWETLPVNPDEFSGIRNILTVLWNSVRFADMYMRLDNYDPRGHSINEVLPKAKSEDKWMLSRYFSRLSRITQYLDEFRIHEAAREWISLIVDDVSHGYIRLIRRRVWVEGSDDDKLVVYTVLYNVLKGAIVIGSVFTPFITEYLYKAFVRDAADSVHLAPMPEIRRDLINERLEKAYDAIFEAFSLTAAIRNNLGIKLRWPLSDMQVKVKNSEITETVRELLDQLSFLSNVKQVRLTNELQCGNDYVKAEGVLVDVCLNKVINEDLYHEAMARELIRRIQVMRSKANLDLEERIRVYITADDEVKKTVERMRSMIENEVRGTVLFSEPSKPVLTMDWDIEDKRVKISIERS